GTTGCTGCTGATGAGTTAGCAGCAGAACTGCGTAAACTGGCTAATGTACTGGGACTATTGGAACAAGATCCTGAAGCCTTCTTGCAAGGTAATGCACAAAGTGAAGGCGATGAAGAAGTGGCTAAAATCGAAGCGCTGATTAAGCAACGTAATGATGCACGCCAAAGCAAGCAATGGGCCTTAGCGGATGCAGCTCGTGATGAGCTGACAGCAATGGGGATCGTGTTAGAAGATGGTGCTCAAGGGACTGTCTGGCGTCGTAAGTAAGCGCTTATATTAAAAAAAATTAGCCCGTTGATAGTATTTGACACTGTCAGCGGGTTTTTTTATTGGTATTGGCTAAATTTGCAAGCGAATTAACCTTGTTTAATAAATAATCTTATTAACAGAAGCGTAACAGGAGGTGCTTTTGGACGTTCGATTACTTTATTTTTCAAACAAGGATTGTCTATGTTACCGATTTCACATACATCGCCTATCGCTGTTACTTCATGTTCCCCTAATCAGTTAAGCACTAAACCTGATTTATCCGACTCGGCATCATTTATAAATCAAATCTCAGAGATAAAAAACACCCCGACATCTCCCCAAAATACAAAACCAGAAATGCCTATTTCGGGTTCTCTTAGGCAAAGAAAGCTGGGAACGGGGGAGTTAAAGCTAAATTTTTTAAAGACTTCAAAAGTTGCTACTGACCAAGTGTCATCAGACTTTGAAAAACTAAAAGTGAATCTAGAGAATAATTACACTCGTGTTGACTCAAGCCGCTATCCTGAAGTGACAAATGCGAATAAAACCCAAGTGTCTTTTACGGATGAAAAAACTAAGGAAACGGTAGGTTTAGCTGCAAATTATTTGCAAATTGCGGGAAAGAATATCGCTATTCGTACTCAATATCCTAAAGATAAAACGTCAGCCATAGAACAACATTTAAAAATGCTGATGGAAGAAAAACCGAGTGTGCTAGTGGTCATTGCTTCTCAAAATGATATTGATGGGGCAAATCTGCAAAGTAATCCAGAAAAAAGGTTTCCACTCTATTTCAATCATGATGCTAGCTATGGTTCTATTGACGTAAAATCAGAGAGTGGTGATACGTTGAAGTATGCTGATCAAGTGAATGCTGATAGCTATCAATTGACACTGATTAAAGCTAATCAAACGCTAACACTCCCCGTCATTCATATAACCAATTGGAATGACAGAACGACCATTTCAGCAGAGGCACTTCGAACATTAGCCATTAAGATTAATAGTAAAGGGGAAATGCCTGTTATCCATTGCCTTTCAGGATCAGGGCGTACTGGGGCTATTGCGGCAGCGATGCAATTAACTCAACCAGACAATCAATATTCAGCTTATCAAGTCGTTGAATCGTTACGTAATACCGGAACACCACATATGGTGCAAACGGAAGAACAGTATCGAACATTAACAGAGCTGGAAGGATAAAATCATTTTATATTATAGTCTATTTGAATGGATTAAATGATTTGAGTTATACAACTAATTGATATTATGGCTAAATTTGAAAGCATTAAATTTAGCCATAATTAATAATGAGGATAAATAATATGTAATACTAATTAGTAGATTACCTTTTTCAAGGTAAAAAAGGGGATAATATGCTCAACACTACACCAAACAAATTGAATTTAGATAATTTTAAAGAATTGGAACAAACATTATCTAATAATTTAAAAACAGCGAAGAGTGTTCAATGCACGAAAGAACAATCAAATGGCATCGCTGAAGCAGGAAGTAGCCGCTTTACAGATAATATTCAAAGCACAAAAAATGTGTCTGATACGGCACCTTCTCGATTGCAAAGGTTTTTCACGGCAGTCAAAAAAACTTTTGCTCCTCTAATTAATTTGATTATCAAAGTTGACTCAGATCAAAAAGCAAAAACTGCAGATCATACAACTGAGCTAGCTACTGCTAATTTTTTTTCTAGATATGTAGATAATACATCGCCAAAATTATCGCCATCATCGGTGTCATCACCAAGTAATGATATTGAATGTATTGATAGTGATTATGATTGGTTATGGCAATATCAGTCTCGGCCGTTGGCAACTCCTTTCGAATCCTTATCGAAGGTAACTGAAACTCAGACGAAAAACTTAGGTGAAAAACAAGACGATAACGTTATTTATTCAGAGCATAATAAAGAGATGAAAAAAACTGCAGTATCAGATTACTCAAACAAGATTAGTACTAGCAAAGGAGATTGGGGGGTTAATGCGGATAAAGAGGATACCCCACCATCTATCCAAGAAAAAATGGCAGAATCCTATCAAATACCTAGAGAATATATGCAAGGTGCTTACATAGACAAAAGCTCTGGTATTGAGGAGCCAATTTTTGGCTATTTAAAACAAGGTAAGTCAAACTAAGCTTGAATTGGTATGAATACATAAAAACTCCCCCATGTAGGGGGAGAAAAAATACAAGTATTCCAATTTATACCAACATCAAATAAGACTTGCCATTTCTTGTTGCGCCTCTTGTGAGCTCGCTTTCTTGAGAATGGCATACAGGACACCAGACACTAGCGTACCAATCACGATAGCCAGTAAATACGTTAATACATGATTTATCGCGCCAGGGATCAACAATACAAATAAACCTCCGTGTGGCGCCATTAATTGGATACCAAAGTACATTGATAACGCACCAGTGATTGCACCACCAATAATACAGGTCGGTAATACACGGATAGGATCTTTAGCGGCAAATGGAATTGCCCCCTCTGAAATAAAACATAAACCAAGTACAAAAGAGGCTTTACCCGCTTCACGCTCCGCTGGAACAAATTTGTGTCTTGCCAGCAAGGTTGCAACACCCATTGCTAATGGGGGAACCATTCCCGCCGCCATAATCGCAGCCATCGGTGCGTAGGTTTGTGAACTTAATAGCCCGACCCCAAATGCATATGCAGCTTTATTAACAGGTCCTCCCATATCGGTACACATCATCGCACCAAGGATCGCACCTAAAATTACCGCATTAGTCGTTCCCATGGTGTTCAGCCAATTAGTCAACCAATCCATTAACCAAGCTACGGGATGACCAATCACATAGATCATCGCTAATCCTGTAAACAAGGTTGATATTAGCGGTACAATTAAGATTGGTTTCAGTGCTTCCATTGTTTGCGGTAATTTCAATCGCGTACTTATAAAGTGGGCGCTATAACCCGCAAGGAAACCCGAAATGATCCCGCCTAAAAAACCGGCACCTAAAGTGGTAGCCAGTACACCACCTACTAAGCCCGGTGTTAAACCTGTGCGATCGGCGATGGAATAGGCGATATAACCAGACAAAACGGGAACCATTAGGGCTAGAGCTGTTTGTCCACCGATTAAACTAAGCGCCCAAGCTAATGAGCCTTCAACACTGGAAGCGTCTAAGCCAAATGCAAAAGATAAAGCAGTACATAGACCACCAGCCACGACCATCGGCAGCATGTAAGAAACACCGGTTAATAAGTGGCGATAAACGCCTCTTTTTTCACCTTTATTACCAGTTTGCGCTGTTGATTTGCCACCTTTAGGAGTAAATAGCGTGGCTTCTGCTTGGGCTTTATCAAGCTCTTGAGCGGTTTTCTTCAAGGCTGCACTGGTCGACGTACGATACATGCGTTTTCCCGCAAATTTATCGACGTTGACCTCAATATCTGCTGCAACAATCACTAAATCTGCTTTAGCAATTTCTTCTTCAGTAATTTCGTTACCGACTCCGACGGAACCACGGGTTTCAACTTTGATGTTCCAACCGCGCTTTTTCGCCTCAGCTTCCAGCGCTTCAGCTGACATATAAGTATGCGCAACTCCAGTTGGGCAAGCTGTAACAGCAAGAACAGAAAAAGGTGCTGAAGTATCAGCTACAGGTTGTGCTGCTTGATATAGTGTGGCCTGTTGTTTTGCATGTTGTAGACATTGACTTGGATTTTGTACCGCATTTTCGATGGTATCGAAATAGACCTTTTTACCTGTTAAATCATAATGTTCAAGGATATTATTACCAACAACAATAACCATATCTGCTGTCGATAGATCTTCAGTCACAGTCAGCTCTTGAGCGGTCGCTGTACTTGTTAATGCGTCAATTGCTAGCCAAGCCGCAGCAGGATCCTGTTGACGATTTGCTATGATGAATAGTTTCATGGTGTCCTTCCTTACTCAGGCTTGAAAGGTTGTAGATCAACACGCGCCATCATACGTGCAAGCTGTTCACGATCAGTGATACCTACATTCGGTTGTGATACGGCAAGCGCAGATACAGCGGTTGCAAGTCGTAGAGTATGCTCACTGGTTTGACTCATCATCAGGCCATAGATCAAACCTCCGACCATAGAGTCTCCTGCGCCAACCGTACTGATTACCTCACATTGTGGTGGTTTAGCAAACCAAGCACCGGATGAATTCACCCACATAGCCCCTTCGGCCCCTAAAGAAATGACCACATGTGCGATACCTTGTGCACGAAGCTGATTGGCAGCGTCAACAATATCTTTACGGGTTGGTAATGATCTACCCGCCCAAATTTCTAGTTCACGATGATTAGGTTTGACTAACCAAGGAGCGGCTTTTAAACCTGCGACAAAAGCTTCACGGCTGCTATCAAAAATCACGCACATGCATTCATTACGTAATCGCATCATCCATTTAGTGAACTCTTCTAATGCCACTCCTTTAGGTAAGCTGCCACTAACACAAATCATATCGAATTGCCCAGCCCAACTTAGTGAATCAGCAACAAAGCGTTGCCAATCAGCTTTGGTGACTTCAAAGCCAGAAAAGTTAAAGTCAGTCACTTCTCCTGTTTTTTCAGTGAGCTTGACGTTGATACGAGTTCGCCCGTCAACCACTTGGAAGCGGTTGGCAATACCCGTTTCGCTAAAAACTTTTTGAAAACCATCTTGGTTTTCTTTTCCTAGAAAACCGCCGACAGTGACATCAATACCAAGGTTTTTAAGGACTTTAGCGACATTGATACCTTTACCTGCGGCGTGTAGGCCAGCAGTTTTTACTAAGTTCACCTCACCTTTATCAATTTCAGGCAATAGGCCAACTAAGTCGTAGGCTGGATTTAAGGTAATTGTGGCGACTCTACGGCTCATGCTACCTCCTCACCAAGCCCATCATTAATAGCTTGAGCAATAGCTGACATCGCTTCAGCGGCATCACTCCCTTGTGCATTGATGCGCAGGCGATGGCCTTTTTTAGCGCCTAAACTCACCATTTTCATTAAACTGCGTCCATTTACAGGTGTTGCTGAACCATCAAGGTTAGCCACGGTAACATTGCTTGCGAATTTTTTAATTGTGCTGACTAATATCGTACTTGGGCGTGTATGCAGCCCGTGTGGATTACGAACGACAAATTCTTCAGTAATACCTTCAGCTGTCTCAGTTTCAGGCTGATTACGGCCTGCTAATAAAGAAGCAAGTGCATCAGCGTCAGTCACTTGCAGCAGGGTTTCAATTTGTTGATGCTGAAGTATTTGATTCAGATTAGAAAGAAACAGTGCGACTTGGTCATCTGCATATGAGAGAGTGATTAGCATTTTAACAGGGTGTTCTTGGTAGCTCAGCGCTGATTGAGTTGTCGCTAAAGTGACAGCACTGCACAGATTTCCTACAGGGCTATCACTTAACCAAACACCTTGCCCAAGGTAATGTGGCGTTTGAGTCAAAACATGAGAGATAAATTCGGCATCGATGGCCTGATTATCTTGTAAATGAGCTAAATTCAAGACTTGTAATGAATTCAAACTATGGGCTTCTGCGTTTAATGTCACCATGTTGCCATTAAATAGGAGGGGCTGAATAGTTTTCTCACCCATTAAAAGGCTACGTAACAGTTCAGCTGAATCGGCCTTTGCCATCGCATCTGCAATGGTTTCATCACTGATGACATGTGTGAGTTGGCGTAGTAGTGCAAGATGTTCGTTAGAGTGTGCCGCAATACCAATAACAATATAGGCTACTTGCTCATCACCCCAATCAATACCTTTAGGAAATTGGAATACGGCAACCCCAGTTTTAATCACTTGATCACGGGTATCTGTTGTGCCGTGAGGGATTGCAATACCATTGCCAAGGAAAGTCGGTGCTTGGTGTTCTCTTGCGAGCATTCCAAGTACATAACCTTCTTTAACATAACCAGCTTCAGCCAGTGCTGTGGCGACTTGCTGAATAGCTTCCTCTTTACTATTCGCCGTCGCCGCAAGATGTATATCTTGTACTGACAGGTTAAACATAGTATCTCCTCATTGCTATAATGTAAGAATCGATTCAGCTAAAAAGTGGATGATTGTTGTGAGTTTGACTTAAGGTTGACTTGTTATCGTTATCATTGTAGCTGAATCGTTTCTATTTGTTTAATTAATCTACTCTAGTTTATCTTTGAATGACTAATGAATTAATGAGTAAATGTGATCGAAATCTAATTTTTACGCTTAAAATGTCATTTGGCTGAAGTTTGCTGAAGGGGGGCCATTTCAGCTATAGGTAAAAGTACGTCAGAGATACATGGAATGGATGGAAGGTATTAATGATGTTGGTTTAGATTTAAAGCACAAAAAGGAGGGGATTTACATGCAGAGCGATGAGTGAGTAAAAGAAAAGTAGCTGATATTAATATCAGCTACTTTTGTATTTATTCTTGAACTTTAATTTTTTGGTTACCCATAGAAACGATTTTTCCAGCGGGGATCTTGCAACGCTTACGAGTCTCAATGATGCCATCAACTTGAACTAAACCATCTGCGATCATTGCCTTAGCCATCGCTCCACTTTCTGCCCAACCTTCAATTTTGAGCAAGTCACACAGTTCAATATGTGGGTGGCCTTCAAGTTTGAAAATTTCCATTACTGCTCCTGATTAACTTAAATATCGTGATATTCTTCGCACGCTTGTAGCGTATTTTGGATAAGTGTGGCGACCGTCATTGGACCAACACCACCCGGAACAGGGGTGATCCAAGAAGCATGTTTTGAGGCTTCATTGAAGTCAACATCACCAGTGACTTTACCATTTTCAAGGCGGTTAATACCGACATCAATGACGATGGCACCTGGTTTGACCCAGTCACCAGGAATAAAATTAGGTTTACCTACAGCGACCACTAACAAATCTGCATTACGGACATGTTGTTCGAGATCTTTAGTGAAACGATGAGTGACGGTTGTGGTGCAACCTGCAAGAAGTAACTCAAGGCTCATTGGTCGACCAACAATGTTTGATGCACCAATAATAACGGCATTCAGCCCATAAGTATTGATACCATAGCGATCTAAGAGTGTGACAATTCCTCGTGGTGTACAAGGGCGCAGGCGTGGAGCACGTTGACATAAGCGGCCAACATTGTATGGATGGAAGCCATCCACATCTTTGTCTGGGTGAATACGCTCGATGACTTTGACATTATCGATGCCAGCAGGAAGCGGTAATTGGACTAAGATACCATCAATTTCAGTGTCTTGGTTTAAATCGTCGATCAGTTTAAGAAGCTCTGCTTCGGTTGTTGTATCAGGCAAATCATAAGAGCGAGATAGGAAACCAACTTCTTCACAGGCACGGCGTTTGCTGCCTACATAAATTTGAGAAGCGGGGTTTGCACCGACTAAAATAACAGCCAGACCGGGAGCACGTTTACCTTGATCTAGACGTTGTTGTACTTTTTGGGCAACTTCTTGCCGAATTGTCTGCGCAATCGTTTTCCCATCAATAATTTTTGCTAACATCTGTAACTTAATCCATATATGAGGCTTTGGGGATATAGCTATTTTGTCAGAAGTTAGCACTAATGTCAGTCCCATCTGTAACATAAAATGAGCAGATAGTAATTTTAGTAGAGAAAAGCCATTGACTCAGCGCGTAGCAACCGTATAATTCAACGCCATCAGCCAGATAGGTTGAAGCATTTCCCTAATGCGCCCTTAGCTCAGCTGGATAGAGCAACGGCCTTCTAAGCCGTAGGTCACAGGTTCGAACCCTGTAGGGCGTACCATTTGAAATCAATATGTTGCGCCAGTTTTAATCCTGCTTGATTTCCTCCTTGTGTCGTTATCATCAAATATTACATCAATTTGCCTTGCGTGCTCACTTAAATGATTGGGCGCTAAATGAGCGTATCGCCTTACCATTACTACTTTGATAATGCCATGGTGCTACTATCAATACCTGAAGCTAGCTATTGGATGTACATCAAAGACTGACCACTCCCAACAATACCAGAGGCTTTAAAGTGTTGCGGATAAAAAAATAAAAAATAGATAACCGTTAAATCCAATATGTAAAATAATAAAAGCACTGGAAATTATATATTTTATCGATAATTTTTGTGTTAAGTGATAAATAAATCCAGATAAAACACAAGCACCTAAAATAACTTTTAAAAGGTATGAGGCTAGTATTGAATATAAAAGAGATTCGCCGGGATGAGTGATAAACCTAATTGGAATTGTTTTAAATAGAGTGCTAATTAAGAATTGAGTAATAAACCAAAAGATAGCAACATTTAAAAGAGGATATTGACCTGTCACAAGTTTTTTAAATGGATTCATATGAAGTTATCATGATTAAGTGTGAAAATGAAAAATACTATAAATTAACATCTAACGCAAATATTAGAACAGTGGAGCTAACAGTGAGTGATAAATTTGAGTTAATATGATTGAGTTAATGACGCAAGATATATGGAAATTTTTTTATTAGTAGGGTGCATAATGTCATTATTTTTTGTAATTTCATGTGGTTGCTATGGGGATGGGTTGCTTAAAAAGGGAGTCATAATATTGCGAATCGAGCTCGTAAATGATGAAGATTTAATCTATTATAGAAACAAAAGCTCTAAGCCATCTGGAAAACTTTAATTTTCATGGAACTGCTATCATTACATATTCCTGCTTAATATTAATAATGAAAATATTAATTGATAAATTAATAAACAAAAAGAAGACATCTACCTTCAAAAATCCAATCTCAAAGGCATTATCAATATTCTTTCAAAAGTAACAAAAGCCGGAAAGCGTTACCGAATCAAAATCATCGAATGGCTAATGGATAAATGGAAGCTTGAGCGACTAAAAGTTAACAAGCCTCATTAATATCATATCTTAATTAATCCTCTTTGGTGGTTTTGTAAACCTAATCAAAGTAATACAGCCGCTCCTTGGCGTGATTGATGGGAGATATGTTTGATGATCTTTCTTAGTATCATCAGACATATTTTCTGAAGGACGTCAATCGTTCTGGCTGGAAATATAAGTTCGCCATAAGAGCCAAAGGTCTAATCAAAATATTTTTAACGTGGCATTTAGTGAGAAAATGAGTTTATAAGTTGATTTAACGATTGATATGTTATTTAACTCATTGAATTAATTTAATTTCTGGTTTTTTGAATATTTTGGGGTAAATATGAAGTGCATGAGAAAATTTATTTTTATTTCAATGACGCCATAATGAAAGTAATATTATCAACTTGTGTTTCTATATAACATGTATTAATTGTATCTATATTTTTATTTCAATATAGCATAAGGAATAGTTATGGAGATGTTGCTCATTTTCTTATTAATAGGGTGTGTTACTGGGGTTTTAGCTGGTTTGCTTGGTATAGGCGGCGGAACAATCATAGTACCTATTATTATATACACAGTGACACAGCAAGGCATGCCTTATGAATTGACAATGAAAATAGCCTTAGCTACCTCATTCTCTGTTATCATTTTTTCTACTGCATCTTCTGCCTATTCTCACAGCAAGCATAAAGCCATTCTTTGGAATGAATTCCCATATCTATCTGTTGGTACCATTATTGGGGTATTTTTAGGCTCTTATTTCGTTCATAAAACTTCGGATATTATCTTACAGGTTATTTTTTGTCTTTTTATGGGATATACCATTTATACTTTATTATTTTCGAAAAAAAATGAAGCTGACCGAATCGAAAATGTAGATGATCCTGTTATAACAAAACCTTGGCTATCCGGTGGTGGAGTATTTATCGGGTTTATTTCCAGTTTTATCGGTATTGCAGGCGGAGCTATTACAGTGCCTCTTCTGAGTACATGGGGATTTAATACTCGAAAATGTATAGCGACATCTTCAATGCTGGGTGTTGTTTTAGCAACAATTGGGGCTATATCAGGGATTATTTATGGTTGGAATAAAACGGAAATCACAGATTACTATCTAGGTTTTATTTATCTCCCAGCGTTTGTTGGTATTGGTATAACCAGTGTTTTATTTGCTCCACTTGGTGTGAAATTTTCCTATAAACTTCCGGTTAAAGTGATCCGTCAAATATTTGCGGTATTTTTAATCTTAGTTGTGAGTAAAATGATCCATCTGATTATATCTTCTGGTTCAATCTAATTCAGATTATCATTATTGAGTAGGGTTTTGAGGGAGTTATTTCATCATTTAATTTTATCAGTGCTCTGATATTGCAGAAAGTGAATGTCTTTTTATATTAAAATTCAGAGAATTAACTAATTTTAGTGTTTTGTCACTCGGTTGATATTTATATTTTGATGTACCAACATAATTGCTGATTCTAAAATTATGTGTATTTGAATTTGTTCGAATTGTCACTCGATGATAACTGAAACTATGATGCTTATATTGCGCTAATCTTAATTAAGATTTTTTATATGTCAATGCATGTGTTTTGACGTATATGTTTATTGAGTGTACTCTTAGGCTATAGATAGTAAGGAGCATGTATGGAACCATTACAACTGTTTAAAATTTTAGGGGATCAAACCAGACTCGATATCGTATTGCTTTTGAAAGCATCTGGTGAGCTGTGTGTTTGTGATATCTATACGGCCTTAAATTTATCGCAACCAAAGACATCTCGACACTTAGCAATGTTAAGAGAGTCTGGTCTTTTGCTCGACTCAAAACATGGTAAATGGGTTCATTATCGATTATCTCCAGCATTACTACCGTGGGTGAAAAGTATCATTGATGTCACCTATGCCACAGAGAAAAATAGAGTGGCAGATTTACTCAAAAGCTTAGAGACAAAAGAGTCTGCGAGTAGTTGTTCCGCATAAAATTTTTTAAATTAACATATATGGAAAAACATATGTAAGGTTGGGTTATGAAAAAACTAAAAGTATTTGATCCTGTATTATGCTGTAGCACAGGTGTTTGTGGAGCGTAAGTCACTCCTGCATTAGTAGACCTCACAAGAGAGCCCGACAGGTTAAAAAATAAGTTAATGCAAGAGCCTATACATTTTTTTATAACAAAAAAGTGGGGGTATCCTTGAAATCTCAAGAGCCGATTCATTTGCATTATTGATTTTAAAACAAGAAAGGGTGTAAAAGCACCTTTTAAACGAGGTAGTTATGTTTATTGCCGCATTAATTTTTATTTTAACGATCACCTTTGTTATTTGGCAGCCCAAAGGACTGGGTATTGGCTGGAGTGCTACAGCAGGGGCTGTATTGGCACTGATCTTTGGTGTGATCAGTTTTCAAGATATTCCGATTGTTTGGAACATTGTTTGGAATGCCACTGCGACATTTGTTGCAGTAATTATCATTAGCTTACTTTTAGATGAAAGTGGTTTCTTTGAATGGGCTGCATTACATGTTGGCAAGTGGGGCGGTGGTAAAGGAAAGCTGTTATTCAGTTATATCGTGCTACTTGGTGCAACGGTGGCGGCCTTATTTGCTAACGATGGTGCAGCATTGATATTAACGCCCATTGTGATTGCGATGTTATTGGCACTTGGTTTCAACAAAGGCACCACATTAGCATTTGTTATGGCTGCTGGGTTTATTGCAGATACGGCGAGCTTGCCGCTGATTGTTTCGAACCTCGTGAATATCGTTTCTGCGGACTTCTTTAATATTGGATTTACGGAATATGCATCAATTATGGTGCCAGTAGATATTGCTGCAATTATCGCAACACTCGTGATGCTGCATTGGTTTTTCCGCAAAGATATTCCTAAACAATATGATGTTACCAAACTGAGTGAACCGACTTTAGCCATTAAGGACATGACAACGTTTAAAGCTGGTTGGCTGGTATTGGTACTGCTACTTATTGGTTTCTTTGTCTTAGAACCATTAGGTATTCCAGTGAGTGCAATTGCAGCTATTGGT
This portion of the Providencia manganoxydans genome encodes:
- a CDS encoding sulfite exporter TauE/SafE family protein, with translation MEMLLIFLLIGCVTGVLAGLLGIGGGTIIVPIIIYTVTQQGMPYELTMKIALATSFSVIIFSTASSAYSHSKHKAILWNEFPYLSVGTIIGVFLGSYFVHKTSDIILQVIFCLFMGYTIYTLLFSKKNEADRIENVDDPVITKPWLSGGGVFIGFISSFIGIAGGAITVPLLSTWGFNTRKCIATSSMLGVVLATIGAISGIIYGWNKTEITDYYLGFIYLPAFVGIGITSVLFAPLGVKFSYKLPVKVIRQIFAVFLILVVSKMIHLIISSGSI
- a CDS encoding arsenic metallochaperone ArsD family protein, which gives rise to MKKLKVFDPVLCCSTGVCGA
- the folD gene encoding bifunctional methylenetetrahydrofolate dehydrogenase/methenyltetrahydrofolate cyclohydrolase FolD, which gives rise to MLAKIIDGKTIAQTIRQEVAQKVQQRLDQGKRAPGLAVILVGANPASQIYVGSKRRACEEVGFLSRSYDLPDTTTEAELLKLIDDLNQDTEIDGILVQLPLPAGIDNVKVIERIHPDKDVDGFHPYNVGRLCQRAPRLRPCTPRGIVTLLDRYGINTYGLNAVIIGASNIVGRPMSLELLLAGCTTTVTHRFTKDLEQHVRNADLLVVAVGKPNFIPGDWVKPGAIVIDVGINRLENGKVTGDVDFNEASKHASWITPVPGGVGPMTVATLIQNTLQACEEYHDI
- a CDS encoding metalloregulator ArsR/SmtB family transcription factor produces the protein MEPLQLFKILGDQTRLDIVLLLKASGELCVCDIYTALNLSQPKTSRHLAMLRESGLLLDSKHGKWVHYRLSPALLPWVKSIIDVTYATEKNRVADLLKSLETKESASSCSA
- a CDS encoding protein-tyrosine phosphatase family protein, whose amino-acid sequence is MLPISHTSPIAVTSCSPNQLSTKPDLSDSASFINQISEIKNTPTSPQNTKPEMPISGSLRQRKLGTGELKLNFLKTSKVATDQVSSDFEKLKVNLENNYTRVDSSRYPEVTNANKTQVSFTDEKTKETVGLAANYLQIAGKNIAIRTQYPKDKTSAIEQHLKMLMEEKPSVLVVIASQNDIDGANLQSNPEKRFPLYFNHDASYGSIDVKSESGDTLKYADQVNADSYQLTLIKANQTLTLPVIHITNWNDRTTISAEALRTLAIKINSKGEMPVIHCLSGSGRTGAIAAAMQLTQPDNQYSAYQVVESLRNTGTPHMVQTEEQYRTLTELEG
- a CDS encoding arsenic transporter; the encoded protein is MFIAALIFILTITFVIWQPKGLGIGWSATAGAVLALIFGVISFQDIPIVWNIVWNATATFVAVIIISLLLDESGFFEWAALHVGKWGGGKGKLLFSYIVLLGATVAALFANDGAALILTPIVIAMLLALGFNKGTTLAFVMAAGFIADTASLPLIVSNLVNIVSADFFNIGFTEYASIMVPVDIAAIIATLVMLHWFFRKDIPKQYDVTKLSEPTLAIKDMTTFKAGWLVLVLLLIGFFVLEPLGIPVSAIAAIGALILWVIAARGHTINTRKVLRGAPWQIVIFSLGMYLVVYGLRNAGLTDYLSETLSYLADKGLWVATLGTGFITAFLSSIMNNMPTVLIGALSIEGSEATGLIQQAMVYANVIGADLGPKITPIGSLATLLWLHVLSQKNMTITWGYYFKTGIIMTIPVLIVTLVTLVLRLSLLN
- the fruB gene encoding fused PTS fructose transporter subunit IIA/HPr protein → MFNLSVQDIHLAATANSKEEAIQQVATALAEAGYVKEGYVLGMLAREHQAPTFLGNGIAIPHGTTDTRDQVIKTGVAVFQFPKGIDWGDEQVAYIVIGIAAHSNEHLALLRQLTHVISDETIADAMAKADSAELLRSLLMGEKTIQPLLFNGNMVTLNAEAHSLNSLQVLNLAHLQDNQAIDAEFISHVLTQTPHYLGQGVWLSDSPVGNLCSAVTLATTQSALSYQEHPVKMLITLSYADDQVALFLSNLNQILQHQQIETLLQVTDADALASLLAGRNQPETETAEGITEEFVVRNPHGLHTRPSTILVSTIKKFASNVTVANLDGSATPVNGRSLMKMVSLGAKKGHRLRINAQGSDAAEAMSAIAQAINDGLGEEVA
- the fruK gene encoding 1-phosphofructokinase — encoded protein: MSRRVATITLNPAYDLVGLLPEIDKGEVNLVKTAGLHAAGKGINVAKVLKNLGIDVTVGGFLGKENQDGFQKVFSETGIANRFQVVDGRTRINVKLTEKTGEVTDFNFSGFEVTKADWQRFVADSLSWAGQFDMICVSGSLPKGVALEEFTKWMMRLRNECMCVIFDSSREAFVAGLKAAPWLVKPNHRELEIWAGRSLPTRKDIVDAANQLRAQGIAHVVISLGAEGAMWVNSSGAWFAKPPQCEVISTVGAGDSMVGGLIYGLMMSQTSEHTLRLATAVSALAVSQPNVGITDREQLARMMARVDLQPFKPE
- the fruA gene encoding PTS fructose transporter subunit IIBC, which encodes MKLFIIANRQQDPAAAWLAIDALTSTATAQELTVTEDLSTADMVIVVGNNILEHYDLTGKKVYFDTIENAVQNPSQCLQHAKQQATLYQAAQPVADTSAPFSVLAVTACPTGVAHTYMSAEALEAEAKKRGWNIKVETRGSVGVGNEITEEEIAKADLVIVAADIEVNVDKFAGKRMYRTSTSAALKKTAQELDKAQAEATLFTPKGGKSTAQTGNKGEKRGVYRHLLTGVSYMLPMVVAGGLCTALSFAFGLDASSVEGSLAWALSLIGGQTALALMVPVLSGYIAYSIADRTGLTPGLVGGVLATTLGAGFLGGIISGFLAGYSAHFISTRLKLPQTMEALKPILIVPLISTLFTGLAMIYVIGHPVAWLMDWLTNWLNTMGTTNAVILGAILGAMMCTDMGGPVNKAAYAFGVGLLSSQTYAPMAAIMAAGMVPPLAMGVATLLARHKFVPAEREAGKASFVLGLCFISEGAIPFAAKDPIRVLPTCIIGGAITGALSMYFGIQLMAPHGGLFVLLIPGAINHVLTYLLAIVIGTLVSGVLYAILKKASSQEAQQEMASLI
- the ybcJ gene encoding ribosome-associated protein YbcJ — protein: MEIFKLEGHPHIELCDLLKIEGWAESGAMAKAMIADGLVQVDGIIETRKRCKIPAGKIVSMGNQKIKVQE